TGAGCCTCATGCAGGACACCCTCTTCGCCCTCTACCGCAATGTCATGCTGGCCATGCTGGCCATTGCGGCTGTCGACTACGCCTACCAGCGCCACACCTTCGAAGAGAACCTGAAGATGACCAAGCAGGAGATCAAGGACGAGGCCAAGGACGCCGAGGGCAACCCGGAGATCAAGAGTCGCCAGAAGTCCATGATGGTGGCCGCCCTGGTGCGACGCATCCGCACCGCCGTCCCCAAAGCCAGCGTGGTCATCACCAACCCCACCCACTTCGCCGTGGCCCTGAGATATGAAACCGGGTCAGCTGCCCCCATCTGCGTCGCCAAGGGCGTGGATCACGTGGCACTGCAGATCCGCAAGATCGCCAAGGAACACGAGATCACCGTGGTGGAGAACCCGCCCCTGGCGCGGGCCCTCTACCGCAGTGTCGAAGTCGACCGACCCATTCCCACCGAGCTCTACCAGGCGGTGGCCCAGGTCCTGGCCTATGTCTACCGGCTCAGGGGCAGCCTGGGGGCCCCGGTGAAAACCACCCCCGCCAGCCGGAAGGCCCCTGGACTGCCCCTTGGCCCGGAGGACGCACGCCATTCGACCCATCAAGCTCTCGCATGAGTCTGCCGGGACCCGCCCGGCAGACCCATAGGTATCACTTGGCCTCGTGATAGATCTCCGATCCTGAAGCCTCGAACTCCTTGGCCTTCTCGTCCAGGCCGGCCTTCAGGGCCTCCTCTTCGCTCATGCCGTGGCTCTGGGCGTACTGGCGCACGTCCTGGGAGATCTTCATCGAGCAGAAGTGGGGGCCGCACATGGAGCAGAAGTGGGCCACCTTGGCGCCCTCCTGAGGGAGCGTCGCATCGTGGAACTCGATGGCCGTCTCGGGGTCCATGGCCAGGTGGAACTGGTCCTCCCAGCGGAACTCGAAGCGGGCCTTGCTCATGGCATCGTCCCAGGTGCGGGCGCCGGGGTGGCCCTTGGCCAGATCCGCAGCGTGGGCTGCGATCTTGTAGGCGATGACCCCGTCCTTCACATCCTTCTTGTTGGGCAGGCCCAGGTGCTCCTTGGGGGTCACGTAGCAGAGCATGGCGGTGCCCATGGAGCCGATCATGGCGGCCCCGATGGCCGAGGTGATGTGGTCGTAACCGGGGGCCACGTCGGTGGTGAGGGGACCCAGGGTGTAGAAGGGGGCCTCGTGGCAGACCTTGAGCTGGCGGTCCATGTTCTCCTGGATCAAGTGCATGGGCACGTGGCCGGGGCCCTCGATCATCACCTGTACATCGTGCTTCCAGGCGATCTGGGTCAGCTCACCCAGGGTGTCCAGCTCCGCGAACTGGGCCGCGTCATTGGCATCGTAGAGGGAGCCGGGCCGCAGGCCATCCCCCAGAGAGAAGGCCACGTCGTAGGCCTTGAGGATTTCGCAGATGTCCTCGAAGTGGGTGTAGAGGAAGTTCTCCTTGTGGTGTGCCAGGCACCACTTGGCCAGGATGGAGCCGCCCCGGCTCACGATGCCCGTCATGCGCTTGGCAGTGAGAGGCACGTAGCGCAAGAGCACACCCGCGTGGATGGTGAAGTAGTCCACCCCCTGCTCGCACTGCTCGATGAGGGTGTCCCGGAAGATCTCCCAGGTCAGGTCCTCGGCCTTGCCGTTGACCTTCTCCAGGGCCTGGTAGATGGGCACGGTGCCGATGGGCACGGGGCTGTTGCGCAGGATCCACTCGCGGGTCTCGTGAATGTTGGCGCCGGTGCTCAGGTCCATCACCGTGTCCGAGCCCCAGCGGATGGACCAGGCCATCTTCTCCACCTCTTCCTCAATGGAGGAGGCCACGGCGGAGTTGCCGATGTTGGCGTTGATCTTCACCAGGAAGTTCCGCCCGATGATCATGGGCTCCACCTCGGGGTGGTTGATGTTGGCGGGGATCACCGCCCGGCCCCGGGCCACTTCGTCCCGCACGAACTCAGGGGTGATGCGACTCTTGATGCTGGCGGCCTCCCGGCCCATGTTCTCCCGGATGGCGATGTATTCCATCTCGGGCGTCACGATGCCCTGCTTGGCATAGTGCATCTGGGTGATGCACTTGCCGGCCTTCGCCCGGAGGGGCTTGCGTACGGCGGGGAAGCGGATGGCATCCAGGCTGCTGTCCTCCTCCCGCTGAATGCGGTACTCGCTGGAGGCCCCGGCGAGTTCCTCGACATCCCCACGTTCCCGGATCCAGGGCAGGCGGATGGCGGGCATCCCTGCGGCCAGATCGATCTTCACGGCAGGATCCGTGTAGGGTCCCGAGGGGTCATAGATGCGAACCGGCTCATTGGCGACCAGTTCGCCGTCGAAGTCGCGAGTGGGGCTCAGCCGCACCTGGCGCATGGGCACCCGGATGTCCGGCCTGGAGCCGGTGACATGGATTTTCTCTGAGGCGGGGAAGGGCTTCTGGCAGGTCTCGAGGATGGACTCCCGGACCGGGGCCGAGGGATGGGACATGGAGACTCCGTTGGGCCTGGGGAGGGGCCCCCAGGGACTGGCCTACTAGGTTATCGCAGGGGTCCCCGGGATGGCCCCCCATCTTCCGTGCTCCCGAGCACAGTCCTCCTGCGGTGGAGTAGAATCATACTCAAGGCGCTGCCCCATCAGCTCGATATAACTCCAGAAGCCCAGGATCCCGGAGGCCCCGTGTCGGAAAAGAACCAGACGCCAGAAGAGAAGGGCATTCCCGACCAGCTGATCCAGATTGCCCATGAGCAGGAGGGGGGGGCGGAGCGTGTCCTGAGCCAGATCGAGGTGGTCCAGAACAGCTTCGAGGAGATCCAGCACCTCATCAGGGAGTGCCAAGCCACCATCAGCGACGAGCTTCCTCCCTCCGAAGCCAGGGATCGCCTGCTGGAGCGCATGGAGGAGATGGGCCTCCACTCGGACAACGGCATGTACAACGTCCAGGGGGTCTACGACCTCTTCCAGTATCAAGACATCGTGCGCCAGAAGCTCGAGAAGGTCGGACACCGACTGATCGATGTCTCGGAGTACATCCTGTCCAACCTCCTGCCCGCCGAGGAGAACACCAAGCGCTCCGCCTCCTCGGGCAGGGACATCCTCCAGCGGAAGGCCCAGGAGGCCGATCAGGTCAAGGACGAGGCCGACGAGGTGATCGCCGAGTTCTTTGCCAAGCTCCGCGCCAGCAAGCCCACCGCCGACTGATCCGTCCTGGAAGCGCCCAGGCGTTCGGGTTATCTTGGATCCCTGGGACCCCCGGGGAGTTTGTAGATGGCCTTCTGGAAAACGCTCTGCGTTCTGTTGCTCGGAAGCGGGCTCTTGATGGCCCAGGCAACGCCAGAGGATCCCGTCGTCAGAGCCAGGGCGCAGCAAGCGCACCCGAGCGGCGACGGGGACCTTCCCCCCGTCCCCAGGGGGATCATCGAGCCCCCCCCGCTGCCCCCTCCGGAGGTTCATGTCCGGGACATGGCGCGGGCCAAGCGTCCTCGGACGACCCGATCCGCCTCGAGCCGCAAATCCAGGAGGACCGCCCGCAAGAGCCGGAGCACCCGCAGTGACCGGACAGCCCTGCACAGGACCGCACCCGCCAGGAAAGCGGCAGAGTCCGGCAAGGCGCAGCCCCGTGCCAAGGCCCCCCAGAGAAGCTCAAGGAAGCGCCGCAGCAGGAAGTGAACCCTGGGAGGGACCCTCCCGATCTCCTTCATCCACTTTCGTCTGGATCCCCCGCATGTCGCCTAACCCAAGCCATCCCGGAAGCATCCCTGAGTCCTCCCGCTTCGCCCTGCCCCCCCTTGGCCCGGAGGTACCCCATGTCATCTGAGCATCCGCTGATCGCTGTGGTGATGGCCGGCGGCCGGGGCACCCGCTTCTGGCCCCGCTCCAGGACCCGCCGCCCCAAGCAGTTCCTGGCCATGGCCGGGTCCCGCACCCTCCTGGAGCAGACCGTCGAGCGCCTCCTCCCCGACTTCGACCCCGCCAACATCTATGTGGTCACCACAGAGGATCTGGCGGCCGACTGCCGCGCCCTGCTGCCCCAGCTGCCGACAGAGAACACCATTGTCGAGCCCGAGGGTCGCAACACCGCACCCTGTCTAGCTCTGGCCCTGGTCACCATCGAGCGGAAGACCCCCAGGGGCACCATGGTG
The sequence above is drawn from the uncultured Holophaga sp. genome and encodes:
- the flhB gene encoding flagellar biosynthesis protein FlhB — its product is MRDPGRTEKATPKRRKKAREDGMVLRVADLDATLLLWANFFLFLGLWTGAFTLMANQTSYFLRRACDPAYLSDGNLGSLGADLMSIVLRILLPFLGLNWIIALAIQFAQHGFQPSFGMLKLKFERLNPFQGMKRLISVRSLVETLKSLAKFLILAWAAYGVLGPRMPQILGTLSMPLTQTMSLMQDTLFALYRNVMLAMLAIAAVDYAYQRHTFEENLKMTKQEIKDEAKDAEGNPEIKSRQKSMMVAALVRRIRTAVPKASVVITNPTHFAVALRYETGSAAPICVAKGVDHVALQIRKIAKEHEITVVENPPLARALYRSVEVDRPIPTELYQAVAQVLAYVYRLRGSLGAPVKTTPASRKAPGLPLGPEDARHSTHQALA
- the thiC gene encoding phosphomethylpyrimidine synthase ThiC; protein product: MSHPSAPVRESILETCQKPFPASEKIHVTGSRPDIRVPMRQVRLSPTRDFDGELVANEPVRIYDPSGPYTDPAVKIDLAAGMPAIRLPWIRERGDVEELAGASSEYRIQREEDSSLDAIRFPAVRKPLRAKAGKCITQMHYAKQGIVTPEMEYIAIRENMGREAASIKSRITPEFVRDEVARGRAVIPANINHPEVEPMIIGRNFLVKINANIGNSAVASSIEEEVEKMAWSIRWGSDTVMDLSTGANIHETREWILRNSPVPIGTVPIYQALEKVNGKAEDLTWEIFRDTLIEQCEQGVDYFTIHAGVLLRYVPLTAKRMTGIVSRGGSILAKWCLAHHKENFLYTHFEDICEILKAYDVAFSLGDGLRPGSLYDANDAAQFAELDTLGELTQIAWKHDVQVMIEGPGHVPMHLIQENMDRQLKVCHEAPFYTLGPLTTDVAPGYDHITSAIGAAMIGSMGTAMLCYVTPKEHLGLPNKKDVKDGVIAYKIAAHAADLAKGHPGARTWDDAMSKARFEFRWEDQFHLAMDPETAIEFHDATLPQEGAKVAHFCSMCGPHFCSMKISQDVRQYAQSHGMSEEEALKAGLDEKAKEFEASGSEIYHEAK